In Microbulbifer sp. THAF38, the sequence AGGGGTTGGCTAAAACTGTTGAAGGCCTATAAAAATCTGGTAAGAGCTAATTTTTCTGGTCATAAAACAGAGGCCGCGAAGTAGCTACTGCGGCCTCCCGTCCCCTAGCCTTGTCTATTGACAACAGCAGAGTAAAAACCCATTAGATATGAGCTGGGAACATCAATAACTGAGCGATGCCCTGATTTTGCGTACAGTTTCACTCTCAGTTTATCTCGGCGTTTGAGGGCGTCGGTAATTTGATCCTCGCTCAATGCTACCTCTAATGTCTCTTCAAGCATGCAGCTATTCGTTGAAGCGCAGTTGAGTGTTTTTCTATTCAGCTGAGAGAATTCAAGCTGGCCTCCACTACCTAAGATCGCTTTTTCATAGTTGCGCCAGTTTTCCCGGTAAGTAATATCAATCTGTAGCAGATACTGAGGGGAGGTACCATCACTGGGGGCAAGAGCACGCATTTTATAGTAGTACAAATTGTAAGCGGAACCGTCTGTGGTCCCCTGCATTGGGGGGCCGCTATATTCAGTTGCACTCTCATCGGCGGTAATCTGTATTGCCACTGCCTGGCGAACTTCGCTAGCGCTTTTTTGTGTAATGCTCGTCGTAGCGCTACACCCGGCTAATAAGATAGCCGCCAGACCGATCGCAAATTTGCTCATATACCCTTCCTGCTACGATAGAGGCTTTGATTTTATAGGCGCGAAGTATCTCATATTTGAAGCCTGTTGTAGGGATTGAAGCGCACTTTTTTACATAATTGAGCACATTAACAGTCATATTTGATTTGATTCGTCAATACATCCAATTATAAATTTGCCTTTACTCATATCACATTTGCATATTGGTATTGCCGGCTGTAGGAATGCTGTAAGCAAGGATCAAGCAATCTGTAAAGTTCATTGATAGAGCATCTATTATTACCGAAAAGTCTGAGTCATAGAGTTTCAGCGTGATTGCTAGCTCAAATTATCATAAACGATTAAAGAGCTGGTGGTTTGTGGTTGTGGATTGTCGGTCAAATTCACGTGGCTATAAAAGTAATCAATAAGCATGATCAATGTTCTTATAATATATGGAAAGGTTTGAGGTGCTCTAATGAAGGTCAGGTATATTACGGCCATTATTGTGCTCATTTTGGGTCTGCTGGTGTATTTCTATAACCATCAGTTTATCCAAGGAGTAAAGTTTGAATCGCAGCCAATTGCGAGCGAGCTAATAAAGAGTAATGAGGACCTTAAAAAGAAAGAAACAATTAATATCTTGATTATCGAAGGTGGCGGTGTTCGCGGCCTTATTCCCCTCTATCTGATGCGCTATATTGAGGAACAGCTTGGCAGGCCCATTGAGGAATTTTTCGATGTGTTTAGTGGGGTGTCGACGGGTGCAATTATTGCAACCAGTTTAAATATACCGGATGCGGAGTTTAACCGCTTAGACTCGGGGAAAACTCTCTCAAAAAATGAAAAGCTAATCAGTATTTATGAAAACGAAAGTGAGTACATTTTTTCTGCACCTTGGTATCACAACATTTTAACGGCCAATGGTTATCTTTCCCCTAAGTTTAAGGGAAGTCACCTGTGTAAAGTGTTAAAGAAAAATTACTCCACTCAGATGAACTTCACTAGTTTGAACAATTATGTAATCATTCCTTCTCTGGATATACATAATGGCCAATTGCATCTGTTTAAGAACCGGGGAGATGAGGTAGGTAAGCTACCAACAAATACCCTATATCAACTGGTTCTAGCAGCGTCCAGCGCAGAAGCTTATTTCACCCCAGTAGATTTTGTAACTGCGGATGGTACTTTAAGCCATCGGTATTTTGCAGATGCGGCAATCACAGCTAACGACCCAGCTAGCATTATATTGCATGATGTAATTAATGAGTTTCCTGATAAAAACTATTATGTGTTGATTCTTGGGTCTGGTATTCATCCGGTGCAGACTATGGATTTTAATTATAGGAGCTTGAAAAGCTGGGGGAAATTGCGTTGGTTTCAAGATGCTATATTTAGTATGACAAGATCTATGGATTATCAACAAATATTTTCTCTAGAGATAGCAAAATCTTTAGCATCCTCGCGGGTGAGCTATGACTACCTAAATATTCAACTGATAGATCCATTTGTTGGCCCTTTTGATTATAAATCAATTGACAAGCTTAAGGTTCTTTCAGATAGACTTATTGAAGAAAATAAGGCGGAGATCGATCGGGTGATTGATTCTCTTGAAGGAGAATAGCAAAACAGCTAGGACTAATTCTGTTGGTGTTGTTAATCTCTTGTATTTCCTACTAATCCAGGCAGCTCGTCCATTGTAGTGAAGCTCACAATACCTTTAATGTTGCACTGCTCTTCAAATCTATTAAAGAAGAAGGTTGTCATTCCTGCATCTGTACCAGCTTTAACGCCCACGGGACCATCATCAATAACGATGCAGTTTTCTACAGGATAACCCATCCGCTTGGCTGCATGTAGATATATACCTGGATCTGGCTTCCAAATACCTACCTCGTAAGAGCTATATAAATTGTCCCCAAAGTATTTGGATAAACCACATAGGCCTAAAGTATGCTTTATTTTTTCTATTGGTCCGCTAGATACCACTGCCTTTGGGGCATCTAGTGCTTCTAGAGCCTCAATTACCCCTTCAACAGGTCTAAGTTCTTTGTTAAATAGGCCTGATACTATAGTTCGATACTCTTGTACGAAATCTCCTGGCAGGTCGAGTCCATTTTCCTTTTCTAAAATAGATAGTAGGCTTGAGAGTTTCCATCCTCTGAAACGGATCACTAACTCATCAGCATCCAGTGCTATCCCAAAGCGCCTGAACATTAGCACGAGGCCTATGTTACAAAGATACTCGCTATCAACTAATGTTCCATCATTGTCAAAGAGTAAACAATTATCCATGGCTCAAAATATAAGAAAAAGAGTATTTGGGAGAGACATCTTAGCATTTTCAAAGTGATATCTAGAGCTGGTTAATCGTTCCATGTAAATGATTTTCTACTAAGCGCTATATGGCATGGTTAATGGGTGCTTCCTGAAAGCTAAAATTTCAGGAGGGAGGCAAGTATAAGTGCAGTAAGCATTATCTAGCTGGCCCAATCAAGCCAGCTCCAGAGCTAATAATTGCTATTTTCATAATGCGTTTTCCTTAAAGCAATGGTAGCCAAGCCATTGTATGAGGGTGTTGATCAGCAAGGCGGTTGTCGTTGCACAGTAAGTACTTTTACTGTTGATTAATACTTGCCGCAGCTCAAAGTGGCATTGGGCAAAGCAGCCGTGAGACAGATGGTAGGACTAGTATCCATTTATGATTTATCTTTGTCAGGTTGTTTGGTGTGCCAATCATACGAACCTAAGCACATGCCAATATATTGGACGCAATGACTATTGCAATCGGGGTTAGGTTATATTCCTTCTTCCTTCAGATAACAAATATCCCATGTAGTGGCCAGCTAGCCCAATTGAGCCCCTTGAACATGGCTTCGCTACGATGAATGGAGAGCTCTTATGTGTTACTCCTTTACGGTTCCTAATGATAAATCCATGTCATTACTTCCCATTGAATACAAGAGAGATGCTCTTGCTTGGCAGCAGTTCCGCTTGGACCAGAAGTGGGAGGTTTCTGCTGGCAGGGCAGAGGCTCAGCAGGTTCTTGGTTTGAAGGGGCAGCCCCGGGCGAGCCAATTTCGCTTGGCAGGGGTGGGTGAGAGAGTATATCCACGGTATTTTACGCCGGGTATCACTAGTGATGGGGCGCAAAACTGGTTGCGTCCTTTGCGCTACTCCTTGCGGTCTGCAAATTCTACAGTGGATCTATCGACCCGCTATAGCCTCTATAACGCCCGGTTGGATAGATTGCTGGATGCAAAGACTTGGCGGCCTTTAATAGGGCGCCAGCATGGCATTTTACCTTTTTGCAGCTTCTTTGAGTGGGTGGAGCTCAAAGGGCGGAAGACACAGGTTCAATTTACTCCATTGGGTAAAGAAATCATGTGGGCACCCATCCTCTGGGATTACTGGGAATCTGTTGGAGGGGAGGTTGGCTACTACTCATGCACCTTAATTACTGATGAACCGGCACCTGAGGTTGCAGCGGCTGGCCACGATAGAAGCCCAATCTTTTTGGCTGCTGAATATGTACAGGTTTGGTTGGATGCGGAATCTTATACTGCCCCTGAATGGCAGAAATTTTTGAAAGGGCATCGCGAGCAGGTAGCGTATGGGGCCTTCGCTATTGCCTGAAAATTTAAGTGGTTACTTGTGGCTTTTCACTTCTCAGCAGACAAATACTTTGACGTTGCTCTTGGCCGCTATGGCCGCTTAACTTTATGCCTTGCTTGGCATAAAACGACTCAAGCATTGGTGCTGCTATAGCAAATACTGCTGTTCCTATCTCGCTGTTAGTGGTTCTTTTCTCAAGCTTAGTTGTGTTGTGAAAGTTGCTTTTAGTATTCCGCTGGCAGGATGAATTCTAGCTGCTGGGCTGAGAGCTCTTATTGCTCCTTAACTCCTTGCTGGGGACTGCGTTAGCGATAATGGCATTTGCCAATTATGCGGCAATCCTGAAAGGCAAAAAATAAGTTAAGCGGCACTTGAAAAAGGAAAGCGGGTGCTTGAGAGCTTGAGGGGCGTGATGGTGCAGGAATTAGTTTAGTTTCACTCGTTGGTTTGCAGGCTTTACCCTTCAACGAAGATGTGGGCTTGGGCCCTGAATTGCCAAACTCATAAACGAAAGAGCCCGGCATAAAGCCGGGCTCTTTTTTATATGGCGGTGGGGCAGGGATTCGAACCCTGGGACCTGTTACAGTCAACGGTTTTCAAGACCGCCGCTTTCGACCACTCAGCCACCCCACCAAATTGTGCTGCGCATTATACATAGCTTCGTGCTACATACAACCGTCTTTGTGAAATTTTTTAATAAGTTCAATAAGTTAGGTGAATTATTGATCAATCTAGGTGAATTCTTTAGGCATTAAAAAGCCCCCGGCAGCTTAGCTGCCGGGGGCTTTGATTGGCGCTGTTTAGCCAGCTTCTGCTGAGTTGTGGTCAGTATCAGTTTGTGTTTGCGCTACCCGGCGAGCCATGCGCGGATCGTTGGCTGGGCGTGCCAGGGCGCGTGGGCTGTGCTCAATGGCCGCTGGTTGAGCGGTATCCAGTGGTTGCTGTGAGCCCATCTCGCGGTGCTCGGTAACGATAGCCAGCTCAAGTAATGGTTTGGGGTTGATGCGCGGGTCATTGCCTGCGCGCCCCTGGGTTGCCGGAGCATTGATTTCCTCGGAAGCTATAGCTTCTTCGGCCATGATCTCTTCTCTGGCAATAGCATCACTTTGCTTTTCAGTTGCTTTTGCGGCCTCGCTGGCTTCCTGCAGGGCCGTCTCCTCAGCGTCCTGCTGCTCCACAATGGCTTCCGCGGTTTTAGCGCTTGCCGGTGTTTTGGTGCTAGTGGCTTCTTGAGAAGCCTTTGCGGTTGCCTGGGGGGCTTCCTTGGTTGCAGCAGGTGTTACCGCTTGCTGGGTCTCCGTTGCGGAAGTGGTCGGCTCCGCTTTTACTCTGGCCGCTGCAGTTGCTTCTGACGCAATGGGCGCTTGCGTAGGCGCTTTCTCTGCGGGCTTGGGTTTGGAAGCCTGAGTGGGTTCGGGTGTCTTCTGTTCACTGTGCTTGGCTTTGGGTCTTGGCACCTCGCTTGCAGAAGTGTTGCTGGAGCTAGAAGTGTCGCTGGAGCTTTTGGCCGTGGTATCCCGGGATTTTCTGGCTTCGCTCTCTGCTTCGTCAATGGCTTCATTGACTTCGCGATTCAGCTCTTCCTGACTTTGGGCTACGGCTGTGGCAGCAGTGTTTTCTGCACGACGGCCACGGCGTCGAGCTTGCGGGCGGCCGCGAACATTGCTGGGGCGGCGTGACGGACGCTGCTGATCAGTGCTCTCTTCTACTTGAGTAGCATTTTCATTGGTGTTGCTGTCGGAGATGTTGCCGCGGTTTTCGTCCTTGCGGCGGTTGTCCCCGCTGCGACGACGACGACGGCGACGCTGCCCCTCGCCACGATCCGCTCCGCTGTCGCGCTCATCGTACGGCTTTGCGGTCTGCTTGGGCTCGCGCTGGTCTTCGCTCTTGGCGTCTTCGCGGCGATCGTCTCTGCGGCGTGTCTGGCGCTCACCGCGGTTTCCTCGGTTGCCACCGCGCTGGTTGCGATTACGGTTGCGGTTGCGCTGGTAATCTTTGCCGCGGTTTTGCGACTTTTGATGCTTTTTGGGCTCTTCTTCTTTGCTGGTGAAAAGCTCCGCAATAGCACTAATCAGACGGCTAAACAGACCCGGCTCCGGTTTCTTTTCGGGAGTGGGTGCCGGTGCAGCGTGTGCGAGCGGCTGAACAGTCGGTTGAGCCAGTGGGCGCTTAGGCTGCTCTTCTTTCTTGGTGACGGTTTCCTCAACGCTTCCAGAAATTTTATAGGAGGTTTCGAGGGTAGAGGTATCGTCATCGCGCAGGCGCTGCACTTCAAAGTGGGGGGTTTCAATCTCCGAGTTGGGTACAACCACTACACGGGTATTGTTGCGCGCTTCAATCTGGGAAATAGCCTTGCGCTTCTCGTTGAGAAGGTAGGTGGCGACATTCACCGGAGTGATTGCGCGAATCTCTGCGCTGCGCTCTTTCTTGGCTTCTTCTTCCACCAGGCGCAGGATTGAGAGGGCCAGGGATTTGGTGCCGCGAATGGTACCTTGGCCGCTACAACGGGGGCAGACGCGGAAGGTGGTTTCGCCAAGAGATGGACGCAGGCGCTGACGGGACATTTCCAGCAGGCCGAAGCGGGAGATACGGCCAACCTGTACGCGTGCGCGGTCCATGCTGAGAGCTTTTTCCATGCGCTTCTCAACTTCGCGCTGGTTGGATTTGCTCTGCATGTCGATAAAGTCGATCACTACCAGGCCGCCCATGTCGCGCAGGCGCAGCTGGCGAGCGATCTCGTCGGCGGCTTCCAGGTTGATACTGCGCGCGGTCTCCTCGATGTCGCCGCCTTTGGTGGCACGGGAGGAGTTGATGTCGATAGAGACTAGCGCCTCGGTAACATCGATAACGATGGAGCCGCCGGAGGGAAGTTTCACTTCACGTTCAAAGGCGGTCTCGATCTGGCTTTCAATTTGGTAGCGGTTGAAGAGCGGAATACTATCTTCGTAGAACTTTACCTTATGGGCGTAGTGGGGCATGACCTGCTCGGCAAAGCCCTTTACTAGCTTGAAGGCATCTGCATCGTCGACAATGACTTCGCCAATATCATCGCGCATGTAATCGCGAATCGCCCGAATGATTACATTGCTTTCCTGGAAGAGGAATTCGGGTGCGCTATTCTTGTCCGCTGATTCTTTGATTAGGCTCCACAGCTGCAGGAGATAATTGAGATCCCATTGCAGTTCTTCGCCGCTGCGACCAACACCGGCGGTGCGCACGATAATGCCCATGCCGGAGGGGACGTCTACGCTTGCCAGGGCATCGCGTAGCTCGGATCGCTCGTCACCTTCAATACGGCGAGAGATACCACCGGCACGGGGGTTGTTTGGCATCAGTACCAGGTAGCGCCCGGCGAGGCTGATAAAGGTGGTCAGGGCTGCGCCTTTGTTACCGCGCTCTTCCTTATCGACCTGAACGACGACCTCCATTCCCTCTTTAACGACATCTTTAATCTTGATACGGCCTTCGATGTCCTTGGGCTGTTTGAGGAAGTATTCGCGGGAGATTTCTTTCAGGGGAAGGAAGCCGTGGCGCTCTTCGCCATAGTCGACAAATGCGGCTTCGAGCGAGGGTTCTACGCGGGTAATTTTACCTTTGTAGATGTTGGCTTTTTTCTGCTGGCGGGTGCGATTTTCAATATCCAAGTCATAGAGCCACTGGCCATCTACCAGGGCTACACGCAACTCCTCAGGCTGGGTTGCGTTGATCAGCATTCTCTTCATGCGTGTCGATTTCCTTGCTTTGCGCAAAGGTTTGACACCGCTAGTTGCAGGCTTGATTGTTGGCCGCCAAGAGGAGAGGACCTGGTGGCGGGGCAGAGAAATGAGAGAGGCTGTCTGTTCCGCAAATTCAGTCTACGCGGCTTTTCGAGACGAGCGTTCGCCCAATATTTTCACTGCAAAAACTCCGGATACACGCTGCTGTGGTGTTATCCGTTGGTACTTATTAGTACCTTTCTTCCTTTAGTACCTTATGTTTAGTACTGCCCTGTACCGGGGCCGTGGGTTTCCATGGCCGGATTGGGCGCCACCCTTCGGTCTGTTTCAAGCTGGGTGGCAAGGTTTGCGTCATTATTACTGGCTCTGCAGCTCGGCTTTTGGCCGGTACCTTTCTTCTATATTTTGTTGACCAGGTCATTGGAAGCAGTTTTAGCCTGGTTGCCAGTTCGGTCGCTGGCATTATCTGCAGAGCGGGACGCAAATTTTGAGTCGTCCTTTCAAGCGCTGCGGGTCGCGGCCCGTCTTACCTTCGCGATTGTTACCCACTTAACTGTGGGCTGTTGTGCCGGTGAGGCCCCCTTGAGATTCTCGTTTTGGGAAGCACTCATCAGCTCAGTTTTTATCAATAACGCGGGTATGCCCGCGCACTGGCCGAACAGCGGTATTTTCTCTGAAGCCATGGCTATCTCTTCATGTGGGAAGCCGCCAATGGCCGAAAACCAGCCGAATTCAGGCCGGCCGAATATAGCACGGGCAGGGAGGTGCTTCAATTGTCCCCTAAGCGGCGCTATGATGCGCGTCATGCGAAGTACACCTCCCCTTAAAACGAAAACGGCTGCGGCCGACACTCCCTCTGATACCTGGAATCCCTCTGGTGGCGTGCAGCTTTTAACTGTGCCGGAAGAGCTGGCTGGTCAGAGGATTGATAATTTCCTGCAGGCACGCCTAAAAGGTGTGCCCCGTTCACGTGTCTACCGAATCCTGCGTAAGGGCGAGGTAAGAGTAAATAAAGGACGGGTCAAGGCGGAATACAAGCTGGCAGCGGGCGATGTGGTGCGTGTGCCGCCAATTCGTGCCGCAGAGCAGGCTCCTGCCCCCCTTGCGGGAGAGCAGCTGCGCCAGTTGGTGCGAGATTCCATTCTTTATGATGAAAATGGCCTGCTTGTGATCAATAAGCCCGCGGGGCTTGCCGTTCACGGTGGCAGTGGAGTCCGGCTTGGATTGATTGAGGTGCTCAGGCAGATGTATCCGCAGAGCCCATTTATTGAACTGGTGCATCGCCTCGATCGGGATACGAGCGGTGCAATTATGGTGGCCCGCAAGCGCAACGTTTTGCAGCATGTGCAGTCGGAGCTGAGAGGTGGCCGAATAGGGAAGTCTTATTTGGCGCTGGCAGTGGGTAAGTGGCCCCGGGGCAGAAAGGTTGTTGAGGCTCCTCTGCGCAAGAATACCCTCAAGAGTGGCGAGCGGATGGTTTCGGTGCACCAGGATGGCAAAACATCCGAGACGCGCTTCCAGGTGCTGGAGCGCTTCAAGGCGGCAACACTGCTGGCCGCAGAGCCGGTAACCGGTCGCACCCACCAGATTCGCGTGCATGCTCAGTTTGTCGGTTGCCCCTTGGCGGGCGATAGCAAATACACCAGTGACGAGGATAACCGCGCTTTTCGCGAGCGTGGGCTAAAGCGCCTTTTCCTGCATTCTGCTTCTGTGCGCTGTACCCTGCCAGATGGTACCGCTGTGAGTGTCGAAGCGCCCCTGCCCACTGAAATGCAGGCGTTATTGAAGAAGTTGCGGGAAGAGTAGGGCGGTAAGCGATGCTGGTGATCCTCGATTGGGATGGCACTGTTTGTAATTCTGAGGCGCGGATTGTGGCCTGTATGCTGCGTGCAGCTGAGCGGGTTGGCTTGCCTGCGCTTACCCCTGATGCGGTGAGTAATATTATTGGGTTGGGTTTGCCGGAGGCGGCAGCCACCCTTTTTCCAGAGGCTCCCGATGGGGATCGACAAGCGCTGAGGCAATTCTATTCGGAGGAGTGGATGGCTGCGCGGGTGGAGCCTGTGCCCTTATTTGAGGGAGTGTTGGATACTCTGGATGAATTGCTCTCTCGGGGGCACCAGTTGGCGGTTGCTACAGGAAAAAGTCGTCGCGGTCTCAACCGGGAGTTTGAGGAGCATGGTCTGGGGCATTTGTTTGTGGCGAGCCGCTGCGCGGATGAAACTGCCTCCAAGCCCGATCCGCGCATGCTCAGTGAGCTACTGGTCGAAATCAGATGCGGGGTTGGTGAGGCGGTGATGGTCGGCGACACTACTTATGATTTGGCGATGGCGGCGGCGATAGGTATGTCTTCAATCGGCGTTAGTTACGGGGCTCACTGCCCGACTCGCCTGCAGGAGTATCGTCCCCAGGCGATTATCGACGAATTTGCAGGCTTACTGGATTGGGCTCCTCTCACTCCTTAGGCGTTGATTCGGGAGCTGGTTGTAGAGGGTCTATGCCAAATTCACCGAGTAGATCTACCAAGCGGATAAGGGGAAGGCCCACAAGGGTGTTGATGTCTGTGCCGTCGAGTTTTTCAAATAAGGCGATACCGAGGCCCTCAACTTTAAAAGATCCGGCACAATCGTAGGGCTCTTCTAGCTCCACATATCTTTCAATCTGCGCCAGGCTGAGCGGGCGGAAATACACCGTGAAAGTTTCCACAGTGCTTGCTTGGCGGCCGCTTTCGCTGTCTAAGAGTGACAGGCCGGTGTGAAATATGACTTTGTTGCCAGAGCAGGCTTGTAGCTGGGCAATGGCTTTGGTGCGGTTGCCGGGCTTGCCTAGAATCCCGCCTTCATATTCTGCTACCTGGTCTGAGCCGATGATTAGGGCTTTGGGGTGATCTTTTACCAAGGCCTGGGCTTTTTCCTGTGCGAGTCGCAGGGCTAGCGCGCCTGCACCTTCCCCTGGCCTGGCTTCTTCATTTATATGAGGTGCCGCGTGGCGAAAGGGCAGGTTGAGCTGTTGTAGTAACGCTCTTCGATAGGGGGAGCTGGAGGCTAGTATCAGTGGAGAGGCCATTATTTGGGCAGTTCCATGGTTGTTTGGTCAATGTTTGTGACCGAGCGATACTGCAGTGACTGAATTGTTTTGACAAGGGTAGGGTGAGTCCATAGAATTGCGCGCTTATGTCGATAGCCCCCTCTAAATCAGTATTGCCAAAGAGCGTTGACGCTCGAAAATTGGTGCAGCGCGAACAGTATCTGGAAGGTATTTTGCCTCTGGAATCACTGGGGCGCCTCCGTGAGGCTGTAGAGTCTGTGGAAGGGGAGGTTGTGGCTGATATTCAGTTTGGTCGCGACCTGCAAAATCACCTCACTGTTAGTGGCAAGGTGTCGTGCACGGTGGATTTACTATGCCAACGTTGCCTACACCCCGTGCGCGAGCAGCTCGAAGCGCAATTTTGCTGGGGTATCGTTTGGTCTGAAGAGCAGGGCAAGGCCCTCCCCAAAGACCTGGATCCGGTTATTCAGGATAGCGATGAGCTAAACCTACACCAGATCCTGGAAGATGAAATTTTGCTTAATCTGCCGATGGTGGCTTATCACGATGCGGAATGTGTCTCTAAGGACAGTTTCCATGTCGGTGAGAAGGAGTCTGAAGCGGGTGAGCAACGGGAAAACCCCTTTAAAGTGCTGGAGCAGTTGAAGGGTTCTTCGGGGAAATCCTAGATTTTTCCGGGGAGTTTGGGCTCGCCGGTAGGCGCCCCGGTTCCAGCGAAATTTGTTTATTTTAGGAGCTAGCAATGGCTGTTCAACAAAACAAGAAGACTCGTTCCCGTCGCGGTATGCGTCGTTCACACGACGCTCTGGGCGC encodes:
- a CDS encoding Rne/Rng family ribonuclease gives rise to the protein MKRMLINATQPEELRVALVDGQWLYDLDIENRTRQQKKANIYKGKITRVEPSLEAAFVDYGEERHGFLPLKEISREYFLKQPKDIEGRIKIKDVVKEGMEVVVQVDKEERGNKGAALTTFISLAGRYLVLMPNNPRAGGISRRIEGDERSELRDALASVDVPSGMGIIVRTAGVGRSGEELQWDLNYLLQLWSLIKESADKNSAPEFLFQESNVIIRAIRDYMRDDIGEVIVDDADAFKLVKGFAEQVMPHYAHKVKFYEDSIPLFNRYQIESQIETAFEREVKLPSGGSIVIDVTEALVSIDINSSRATKGGDIEETARSINLEAADEIARQLRLRDMGGLVVIDFIDMQSKSNQREVEKRMEKALSMDRARVQVGRISRFGLLEMSRQRLRPSLGETTFRVCPRCSGQGTIRGTKSLALSILRLVEEEAKKERSAEIRAITPVNVATYLLNEKRKAISQIEARNNTRVVVVPNSEIETPHFEVQRLRDDDTSTLETSYKISGSVEETVTKKEEQPKRPLAQPTVQPLAHAAPAPTPEKKPEPGLFSRLISAIAELFTSKEEEPKKHQKSQNRGKDYQRNRNRNRNQRGGNRGNRGERQTRRRDDRREDAKSEDQREPKQTAKPYDERDSGADRGEGQRRRRRRRSGDNRRKDENRGNISDSNTNENATQVEESTDQQRPSRRPSNVRGRPQARRRGRRAENTAATAVAQSQEELNREVNEAIDEAESEARKSRDTTAKSSSDTSSSSNTSASEVPRPKAKHSEQKTPEPTQASKPKPAEKAPTQAPIASEATAAARVKAEPTTSATETQQAVTPAATKEAPQATAKASQEATSTKTPASAKTAEAIVEQQDAEETALQEASEAAKATEKQSDAIAREEIMAEEAIASEEINAPATQGRAGNDPRINPKPLLELAIVTEHREMGSQQPLDTAQPAAIEHSPRALARPANDPRMARRVAQTQTDTDHNSAEAG
- a CDS encoding HAD-IA family hydrolase → MDNCLLFDNDGTLVDSEYLCNIGLVLMFRRFGIALDADELVIRFRGWKLSSLLSILEKENGLDLPGDFVQEYRTIVSGLFNKELRPVEGVIEALEALDAPKAVVSSGPIEKIKHTLGLCGLSKYFGDNLYSSYEVGIWKPDPGIYLHAAKRMGYPVENCIVIDDGPVGVKAGTDAGMTTFFFNRFEEQCNIKGIVSFTTMDELPGLVGNTRD
- a CDS encoding patatin-like phospholipase family protein, translated to MKVRYITAIIVLILGLLVYFYNHQFIQGVKFESQPIASELIKSNEDLKKKETINILIIEGGGVRGLIPLYLMRYIEEQLGRPIEEFFDVFSGVSTGAIIATSLNIPDAEFNRLDSGKTLSKNEKLISIYENESEYIFSAPWYHNILTANGYLSPKFKGSHLCKVLKKNYSTQMNFTSLNNYVIIPSLDIHNGQLHLFKNRGDEVGKLPTNTLYQLVLAASSAEAYFTPVDFVTADGTLSHRYFADAAITANDPASIILHDVINEFPDKNYYVLILGSGIHPVQTMDFNYRSLKSWGKLRWFQDAIFSMTRSMDYQQIFSLEIAKSLASSRVSYDYLNIQLIDPFVGPFDYKSIDKLKVLSDRLIEENKAEIDRVIDSLEGE
- a CDS encoding HAD-IA family hydrolase codes for the protein MLVILDWDGTVCNSEARIVACMLRAAERVGLPALTPDAVSNIIGLGLPEAAATLFPEAPDGDRQALRQFYSEEWMAARVEPVPLFEGVLDTLDELLSRGHQLAVATGKSRRGLNREFEEHGLGHLFVASRCADETASKPDPRMLSELLVEIRCGVGEAVMVGDTTYDLAMAAAIGMSSIGVSYGAHCPTRLQEYRPQAIIDEFAGLLDWAPLTP
- a CDS encoding nucleoside triphosphate pyrophosphatase, which produces MASPLILASSSPYRRALLQQLNLPFRHAAPHINEEARPGEGAGALALRLAQEKAQALVKDHPKALIIGSDQVAEYEGGILGKPGNRTKAIAQLQACSGNKVIFHTGLSLLDSESGRQASTVETFTVYFRPLSLAQIERYVELEEPYDCAGSFKVEGLGIALFEKLDGTDINTLVGLPLIRLVDLLGEFGIDPLQPAPESTPKE
- the rluC gene encoding 23S rRNA pseudouridine(955/2504/2580) synthase RluC, with protein sequence MRSTPPLKTKTAAADTPSDTWNPSGGVQLLTVPEELAGQRIDNFLQARLKGVPRSRVYRILRKGEVRVNKGRVKAEYKLAAGDVVRVPPIRAAEQAPAPLAGEQLRQLVRDSILYDENGLLVINKPAGLAVHGGSGVRLGLIEVLRQMYPQSPFIELVHRLDRDTSGAIMVARKRNVLQHVQSELRGGRIGKSYLALAVGKWPRGRKVVEAPLRKNTLKSGERMVSVHQDGKTSETRFQVLERFKAATLLAAEPVTGRTHQIRVHAQFVGCPLAGDSKYTSDEDNRAFRERGLKRLFLHSASVRCTLPDGTAVSVEAPLPTEMQALLKKLREE
- a CDS encoding YceD family protein, with the translated sequence MSIAPSKSVLPKSVDARKLVQREQYLEGILPLESLGRLREAVESVEGEVVADIQFGRDLQNHLTVSGKVSCTVDLLCQRCLHPVREQLEAQFCWGIVWSEEQGKALPKDLDPVIQDSDELNLHQILEDEILLNLPMVAYHDAECVSKDSFHVGEKESEAGEQRENPFKVLEQLKGSSGKS
- a CDS encoding SOS response-associated peptidase family protein; protein product: MCYSFTVPNDKSMSLLPIEYKRDALAWQQFRLDQKWEVSAGRAEAQQVLGLKGQPRASQFRLAGVGERVYPRYFTPGITSDGAQNWLRPLRYSLRSANSTVDLSTRYSLYNARLDRLLDAKTWRPLIGRQHGILPFCSFFEWVELKGRKTQVQFTPLGKEIMWAPILWDYWESVGGEVGYYSCTLITDEPAPEVAAAGHDRSPIFLAAEYVQVWLDAESYTAPEWQKFLKGHREQVAYGAFAIA